From a single Sebastes umbrosus isolate fSebUmb1 chromosome 17, fSebUmb1.pri, whole genome shotgun sequence genomic region:
- the slc12a9 gene encoding solute carrier family 12 member 9 produces the protein MSNERTPLITSGVCGLAVTAVACGAESAPESDSGTPSKDPRKLNTFFGVMVPTILSMFSIVLFLRSGFVVGHAGLLQGLLMVIVAYIIISLTILSICAISTNGAIQGGGAYYMISRSLGPEFGGSIGLMFFLAKVCACGEYVLGLVEAILDVFGADPESSVSEGVRVLPQGYWYIVLYSSVILLLCLLVCLVGAHIYSRTAFVILLVVTVSLLSIFISSVAVKPRDFVITHKGSGNQTLRYNTSYTGFNVTTLRNNLGSGYSLDYSTDSVMSFATVFAVMFTSCTGIMAGANMSGELKTPSVSIPKGTIVAVFYTFTVYVLLFILVSATCDRTLLIQDYGFLQRINIWPPFVTVGIFCAALSAAMCAMIGASRILHALALDHLFGLPLAPATITSSSGNPWVAVLYTWGLAQCVVFAGQLNAVAGLVTVFYLLAYAAVDLACLALEWASAPNFRPTFQLFSWHTCLLGILSCLVMMFVINPVYSSGSIVLLLLLLLFLHYRSPTSSWGYISQALIFHQVRKYLLMLDVRKDHVKFWRPQMLLMVANPRSSCQLILFVNQLKKGGLYVLGHVQLGDLDSLPSDPVQQQYNFWLSLVDKLGVKAFVDLTLSPSVRQGTQHLLRITGLGGMKPNTLILGFYDSCTPEDFFLQDSAFCDSSLGRESEGEYNFGVDLPSLQAHFPPVRHVESPRWLSPEEYVGIISDAIKMNKNVCLARYFFQLEGEGKDSKEDGSERTIDVWPLNLLQPGSRDYEDVCSLFLLQMACVLNMSNKWRHARMRIFLNVETESSDQGWVVNEETFRELLRKLRIRASIKIVPWDSVVQHHVQPDGEPPAEPTRALSEDFLSAVNCMLMEHSSQAAVRFLYLPRPAADRSQSQQYLAQAEAVTNSLGPTLLIHGVTPVTYTGL, from the exons ATGTCAAACGAACGCACCCCCCTGATCACCTCAGGGGTATGCGGTCTGGCTGTAACTGCAGTGGCGTGCGGCGCAGAGTCGGCCCCTGAATCCGACTCCGGGACACCAAGTAAAGACCCTCGAAAACTGAATACTTTTTTCGGGGTGATGGTGCCGACCATCCTCTCCATGTTCAGCATCGTGCTGTTCCTGAGATCCG GGTTTGTGGTCGGTCACGCGGGGCTGTTACAGGGTCTTTTAATGGTGATTGTGGCCTACATTATTATATCTCTGACAATACTGTCCATCTGTGCCATCTCCACTAACGGTGCCATACAAGGTGGAGGAGCCTACT ACATGATAAGTCGGTCTCTGGGCCCAGAGTTTGGAGGAAGCATCGGTTTGATGTTCTTCCTGGccaaagtgtgtgcatgtggagaGTATGTTCTTGGTCTTGTGGAGGCGATACTTGACGTATTCGGTGCAGATCCTG AGTCATCTGTGTCCGAGGGGGTGCGGGTGCTTCCTCAGGGTTACTGGTACATTGTGCTGTACTCCTCCGTCATCCTTCTGCTGTGTCTGCTCGTGTGTCTGGTGGGCGCCCACATCTACTCCCGCACCGCCTTCGTCATCCTGCTGGTAGTCACCGTATCCTTGTTGTCCATCTTCATCAGCTCTGTGGCGGTCAAACCTCGTGATTTCGTCATCACCCACAAGGGATCCGGCAACCAGACCCTCCGCtacaacaccagctacacagGCTTCAACGTCACCACTCTGAGGAACAACCTGGGTT CTGGTTACTCTTTGGACTACAGCACCGACTCTGTCATGTCTTTTGCCACGGTGTTTGCCGTCATGTTCACCAGCTGCACCGGGATTATGGCCGGAGCCAACATGTCAG GGGAGCTGAAGACTCCGAGTGTTTCCATCCCTAAAGGCACCATCGTAGCAGTCTTTTACACTTTCACAGTCTacgtcctcctcttcatcttggTCAGCGCCACATGTGACAG GACCCTGTTGATTCAGGATTATGGGTTCCTCCAGAGAATAAACATCTGGCCGCCGTTCGTCACCGTCGGGATATTTTGCGCTGCTCTGTCAGCTGCGATGTGCGCTATGATCGGAGCGTCCCGTATCCTCCACGCTCTCGCTCTGGATCACCTCTTTG GTTTGCCTTTAGCTCCAGCTACCATCACGTCAAGCTCAGGGAATCCGTGGGTGGCGGTGCTGTACACCTGGGGTCTGGCGCAG tgtgtggtGTTTGCAGGCCAGCTCAATGCCGTAGCAGGTTTGGTGACTGTTTTCTACTTGCTTGCCTATGCTGCGGTTGACCTGGCCTGTTTGGCTCTGGAGTGGGCGTCGGCACCAAATTTCAG GCCGACCTTCCAGCTCTTCTCCTGGCACACCTGCCTGCTGGGCATCCTGAGCTGTTTAGTGATGATGTTCGTCATTAACCCAGTGTATTCCTCGGGCAGCATCGTCCtcctgttactgctgctgcttttcctcCACTACAGATCGCCCACCAGCAGCTGGGGCTACATTAGCCAGGCTCTCATTTTCCACCAG GTGCGTAAGTATCTACTGATGCTGGACGTGAGGAAAGACCACGTGAAGTTCTGGAGGCCGCAGATGTTGTTGATGGTGGCCAACCCTCGCTCCTCCTGTCAGCTCATCCTGTTCGTCAACCAGCTGAAGAAGGGAGGACTGTATGTGTTGGGCCACGTGCAGCTGGGAGATCTGG ACTCCCTGCCATCAGACCCGGTCCAGCAGCAGTACAACTTCTGGCTGAGTCTGGTTGATAAACTCGGGGTGAAGGCCTTCGTAGACCTGACGCTCTCTCCCTCCGTCAGGCAGGGAACACAGCATCTGCTGCGCATCACAGGCCTAG GTGGCATGAAGCCCAACACACTGATTCTGGGTTTCTATGACAGCTGCACTCCTGAGGACTTCTTCCTACAGGATTCTGCGTTCTGTGACTCTTCGTTGGGACGAGAGAGTGAGGGGGAATATAATTTTGGGGTTGATTTGCCTTCATTACAGGCCCATTTCCCCCCAGTCCGACACGTCGAGAGCCCACGCTGGCTATCACCAGAGGAGTATGTAGGGATAATTTCTGATGCTATTAAAATGAACAAGAACGTGTGCCTCGCCCGCTATTTCTTCCAGTTAGAGGGAGAGGGTAAAGATAGCAAGGAGGATGGGTCGGAGCGGACAATAGATGTGTGGCCTCTCAACCTGCTCCAGCCAGGCAGCCGCGACTACGAGGACGTGtgcagcctcttcctgctgcagaTGGCCTGCGTGCTCAACATGTCCAACAAATGGCGCCACGCGAGAATGAGAATCTTCTTGAATGTGGAAACCGAGTCCAGCGACCAGGGCTGGGTGGTTAACGAAGAGACGTTCCGAGAGCTGCTGAGGAAGCTGAGGATCAGGGCGTCGATAAAGATTGTGCCGTGGGACTCGGTGGTGCAGCACCACGTTCAGCCAGACGGGGAGCCCCCCGCGGAGCCAACGCGAGCTCTGTCCGAGGACTTCCTGTCTGCAGTGAACTGTATGTTGATGGAGCACAGCTCACAAGCTGCTGTTCGCTTCCTGTATTTACCTCGGCCTGCTGCTGACCGCAGCCAGTCGCAGCAGTACCTGGCTCAGGCAGAAGCAGTGACCAATAGTTTGGGGCCAACGCTCCTGATTCACGGAGTCACCCCAGTCACATACACGGGTCTGTGA
- the gnb2 gene encoding guanine nucleotide-binding protein G(I)/G(S)/G(T) subunit beta-2 encodes MSELEQLRQEAEQLRNQIRDARKACGDSTLTQITAGLDPVGRIQMRTRRTLRGHLAKIYAMHWGTDSKLLVSASQDGKLIIWDSYTTNKIHAIPLRSSWVMTCAYAPSGNYVACGGLDNICSIYCLKTREGNVRVSRELPGHTGYLSCCRFIDDNQIITSSGDTTCALWDIETSQQTTVFSGHSGDVMSLSLSPDLRTFVSGACDASVKLWDIRDSMCRQTFTGHESDINAICFFPNGSAFATGSDDATCRLFDLRADQELSLYCHDNIICGITSVAFSRSGRLLLAGYDDFNCNIWDAMKGDRAGVLAGHDNRVSCLGVTDDGMAVSTGSWDSFLKIWN; translated from the exons ATGAGTGAGCTGGAGCAGCTTCGCCAGGAGGCCGAGCAGCTTAGGAACCAGATACGA GATGCCAGGAAAGCATGTGGAGATTCAACCCTGACACAG ATAACTGCTGGTCTGGATCCTGTGGGGCGGATTCAGATGCGGACGAGACGCACCCTCCGGGGCCACCTCGCCAAGATCTACGCCATGCACTGGGGCACTGACTCGAA GCTTCTGGTTAGTGCCTCTCAAGATGGAAAACTGATCATCTGGGACAGCTACACCACTAACAAG ATCCACGCCATCCCCCTGCGCTCCTCCTGGGTGATGACCTGTGCGTACGCCCCCTCTGGCAACTACGTGGCCTGCGGAGGCCTGGACAACATCTGCTCCATCTACTGCTTGAAGACTCGCGAGGGCAACGTCAGGGTCAGCCGGGAGCTACCTGGCCACACAG GTTACCTGTCATGTTGCCGTTTCATCGACGACAATCAAATCATCACGAGTTCAGGAGACACCACGTG TGCGCTGTGGGACATCGAGACGAGTCAGCAGACCACGGTTTTCTCGGGCCACAGTGGCGACGTCATGAGCCTGTCCCTGTCGCCCGACCTGCGCACCTTTGTGTCCGGAGCCTGCGACGCCTCGGTCAAACTGTGGGACATCAGGGACAGCATGTGCCGGCAGACCTTCACGGGCCACGAGTCGGACATCAACGccatctgt TTCTTTCCCAACGGCAGCGCCTTCGCCACGGGCTCTGACGACGCCACCTGCAGGCTGTTTGACCTGCGTGCGGACCAGGAGCTCAGCCTCTACTGCCACGACAACATCATCTGTGGCATCACCTCCGTGGCTTTCTCGCGCTCCGGCCGCTTGCTACTGGCTGGTTACGACGACTTTAACTGCAACATCTGGGACGCCATGAAGGGAGACAGAGCAG GGGTCCTGGCCGGCCATGACAATCGTGTGAGCTGTCTGGGCGTGACAGATGACGGCATGGCGGTGAGCACCGGGTCCTGGGACAGCTTCCTCAAGATCTGGAACTGA